Genomic window (Sediminispirochaeta smaragdinae DSM 11293):
TCGCCGAGAGAGCGGCCCCAAAGCCGTACTGGAAATTTCCATAGTAATTATTCAGGGCCTTGTGATAGGACCAAAGGGCCCACACCTCTGTTCCGAAATTACCATCTGTCAGGATAAGGATGCTTTCGAAAGAGGTAAGAAGAGAGAGGGTTTGGTAGGTGGTCACAAACAACAAGGGCCATTTAAGTTGGGGAAGAATGATATATCGTGCCCGGTTAAAAAAAGAGGCGCCATCTACGAGGGAGGAAACCATGATATCGTTCGGTATGGCTTCTATTGCGGAAGAGAAGAGAATCATTCCGAACGATGCCCCGATATAGCCGTTCACCAAAACCGCAAAAAGCATGGCATATTCCGGAAGCCAGTTACTGGTGGAAAGGCCAAAGGGTATCCGAAACAGCTGGTTGATAACGCCGTAGGGAGCATCTGCCGCAAGCATCGTCCACATGAGAACATACACCACCGGCGGCGTGATCCTCGGAAGCAGCCATAATGAACGAAAAATCTCGCCGAGTCGTTTCGGCATGTGATGGGCGAGAATAGCGACCAAAAGCCCCATACCGACATTAAAAAAGCTCAGGGTGCAGGCAACATAGATCAGCGTGGTGGCAAAATTTGACCCCGAGTCGGGATGCTTCAGAATTTTTATATAATTGGCAAAACCTGTCCATGACCAGTTTGAAAATCCCGTTACCGAGCTCATGTTCGTCAGGGAAATACCTAAGGTAAGTATTACAGGAATAAAAAAATAGAGCACGACCAACACCGCTGCGGGAAGTATGAACCAGTAACCGGTCAAAGACCGTTTGTGTTTTCTCATGCATTACACTCCTTGATGAAAAACAAAAAGATCGGTCCGGAAACTCTTTCCCGGACCGACGGAACCTGTCTCATTTCACAATCAGCTGATCATCAAGTTCAAGTTTCATGACCTTAACGGCATCCTCGGCAGCCTCTTCGGGGCTTTTCTCCCCTTGCTCCGCTGCAACCATATTATCCCAGAGACTATCGAACCAGGTACCATAGAGAACATGGTTGGGCTGGTAGAAATTGTTGTCGAGCAGATAGGTAACATCCGCAAGAAATTTGTTTGATGTATAGGCATCATAGTGTGCTTGGGATTGAAGGATGCCGAGGTGTCCGCTTTCCACCGCATGTCGGGTATTTCGTTCTGTTGTCGTCATGAGAGCAATCAGCCGTTCGGCAAGTTCCTGGTCTGTAGATCCCGAGGCTCTTTCACTGGATATCAGATAGACAAGCGGATGACTCAGCGTGCTTCCCTTCCGACCTCGTATTCCGCTTGGTTCATAGGCATATCCGATATTCGCAAACAGGGCATCTTCACCACCTTCGGCATAGTTCTTCGCCCAGTCGGCCCACATCCATGTGCCGCCGTTAAAGAAAAGCGCCTTGTTATTGGAAACGACATCGTGCCAAATGTTCCACTCCGTTCCGATATAGGTGGCAGGGGTGATTCCCGTCTCTACACAGGAGCGTTGAAATGCATAAAATCTAACCAAGGCATCCCTTGTTACGACCAGCTTATCCTCCTGTGCGTCGTAGATCTCTCCGCCGAAGGCGCGATAAAATTGTACGAAATCACCGCCTTTTTTGGGTCGGTGCCAATACCCGTACCCAGGTTCCACGACCCCCATCTCCACTGCTTTTTGGGCTGTCGAGACTATATCCTGCAAGGTAAATTTTCCTTCTTCGATATCCTTTGGAAGTTGGGCGATTTGTGCGTCCGTAAAACCCACCTTTTTGAGCAAAGTTTTATTGAAATACATGGGTCGGGCCTCGGTGTCCTGCGGAACACCCCAGATATTGCCATGCCAGGATGCACAGTTCCAAAGCGAAGGAATAACATCTGCAAATTGTTCCGCCTCACCCTGAATCTCCTCCACGGAAGAGGCCAGAGGAACAATGTATCCCGCCTGTCCCCACGTTGCGATATCTTCATGTCCCGACACAACGATCAGCGGAGCCTCCCCGGAGTCTGCGGCAAGGGAGTATTTTTTCTTATAGCCGCCCCAATCCCCTTCATCCAGTACCGGCACCGCTTCCACGGTAATCTGGCTTCCTTCGGCTTTGAGCTGGGCATTGAGCTCCTTAGCGGCCTCAACTGCAAGGTCGGCCCGCCAATGGTTGATACCACCCTCTCTTGTCCAGACCTCAATGCTAACGGTACGAGGCCCGGATGAAGCCTCCTGGCCTCCGTTCGCATACAGTGTGGTTGCCGCCAGGCACAAAATCAGCATCACCGCAAAACAGTTCTTTTTCATGAGTCCCTCCTCATCTTGATTTGCAAATATTTAGAAAACGCTTGCGTAATTATTGCAACAGGTTTACACTGCTGTCAAGTTTTTTTTGTGATAGGATGTACACAGGATGACGCTGAAAGAATTGTCGGAACAACTGAACGTATCCCCTTCAACGATATCGCGTGTATTAAACGACAAACCGGGAATCAGCAGTAAAACCAGAGAGAAGGTCTTGGAGGCGGTAAAACAAACCGGCTTTTCCCTAAATTACGCCGCGCGTAACCTTGCAACTTCGGAACCACGATTTATCGGAATCATCGGAAGAAAACGAGGTGGTCAACAAGACAGCATTTTTTTTCATCACTCTATGGCACAGTTTGAGGAATACTTTGAACATAGTGAGTATCAATGTGTCAATCTATCGGTGTACAAAGAAGAGGTGGACTTTACCGGGACCCCGCTCTCGGTATCGGATTTTGCAGGATTTATCGTTCGGGGACAGAGCTTTCCCGTCAGGACGATTCTCACGCTTAAACAGACCGGTGTTCCCATCATCCTCTTGGAAAACAAGCTTTCAGAAACAAACCTCGACCATGTTGTCTGCGAAGACAGGCAGATAGCCTTCGACCTGACAAAACACCTGATCGATAGAGGCTACAAAAAAATCGTACATATAACGGGGCCTGAGAGCTGGTACAACAATAGAGAACGTATAGCAGGCTATATCGATGCGCTTACCCAGGCGGGCCTGAAGTCTGAAATTCTGTCGATGGAAGACACCACAGTCGACACCGGGTCGGAGGCTTTCGAGCGATTACAACCGAATAAACTCGAACATCTCGGTATCATGATGGTCAATGACGCCATGGCAATCGGTTTCCTCGATACCGCCCGAAAAAGAGGCTTTCTTGTCCCCTCGGACATCGGGGTAACTGGATTCGATGATATCCCCTGGGCCCGGCTTGCCTACCCGCCGCTGACAACGGCCCGAGTTTTTATCGAGCAGATGGGAAAACTTGCCGCAGGGCGATTGATGCAAATGATCGAAGATCCCGACAGCAGGCCCATTGCAATACGAGTTCCCGGAGAGATCATTATTCGGGAAAGCACCTAACGTTTCTTACAGAGGTTCAACATGAAAATAATCGGCCACCGCGGGGTCCCCGCACAAAAACCGGAAAACACCCTGGCATCATACCAGAGAGCCGTCGAGCTTGGTGTCAAGATGATAGAACTTGATGTCTATGTCTGCAGAACCGGCGAACTTGTCATCATGCACGACGATAGAATAGACAGGACGACAAACGGAAGCGGACTAGTGTACGAAAAGACATTGAAAGAGCTTAAGGGCTTTGATGCAGGAGAAGGCGAGCAGATTCCAACCCTTCAGGAGGCTTTGGACCTTTTGGCCGGAAAAACGGATGTCAATATCGAACTTAAAGGAAGAGGGACAGGAGAAGCTCTTCATGCATTTCTTTCCCGCTACCTGCCGGAGCGTTCATGGGAACCTGAATCTCTTCTGGTCTCTTCTTTCAATCTTCCGATGCTGCATGAGTTCGCGTGTTTAGAGCCTGATATTCCCATAGGCGCACTCCACGGAGGAATACCCATCAACTACAGCGACTTTGTAAAGCCGATGCACCCCTATTCTCTGCACTATAATCTTGAATTTATCGATCAGAAGATGGTCGACCATGCTCATCGGCAGGGCTACCAGGTCTATATCTACACGGTGAATCATCAAGACGACTATTTGCGTATGAAACAAATGGGAGTGGATGGGGTCTTCACAAACGACCCCACCGCCCTGTAGGAGCTTCGCCCATTACGATCGAGCGTCTTGCTCCATGCGTTCTATAACCTGTGCCATCGTCCCCGAAAAGGGGCCTGGCTGTTCCATTTTCAGGGAACAAAGGGCTGCCGCAAAGGAGACCGATTCCTGTGGACCATGGTCGATCCGCCTTGCCAGGTAAGCGGCAAAGGTCGTATCCCCTCGCCCGGTTCGTCCCGAGAGGTTTTTCGGCGTAAAGGGGGCCCGATATACCCTTCCGTCGGTATAGAGTATCACCTCGCTGTTGTGGGTGACCATCACCTCCCGTGCTCCCCAGGAGGCAAGCAGCTCGGCAGCTTCTTCGCGGTCATCAGAACCGGTGAGAATCTTTGCCTCTGCGGCATCGGTTTTCAGATAGTGGATCATTGGAAGGTAGCGTTTCTTATCCGCCCAATCGGAAAAGGAAAGGGCCTTTCCGTCATTGCACCGCAAAACGCCCTGGGCATCCAGAGCGACCTTTCCGTGCTTCGCGCATAAGGGTATCAGGCTATCCGGTATCTCTCCCCGGAAAAGCCCGGCAAGATGAATGATCGATCCATCGAGATGGGCCTCAACCGAATCATCGAAGGGCCGGGCCTGCGACAACAGAACCACATCCCGGGTTTCACAGTCCGCGGTATGGTAGATGTTTCTGATACTGGTTGTGGCGGGCGAATCGAATCTGACGACATCGATTCCCCTGTCACGAATGACATTCAAAGCCTCATCGTCATCGGCAGACGCGATGGTTAAAACACGGACCGCTTTCCCTGCACTTTTTGCCGCTGCCGAAGAGTAGATGACCGGTCCCCCGGTAAAACGCTGCACACCGTCAACGTACTCCATAATGTCCTTGGAAATATGTCCGACCATGGTGATGTCCATTTTTATGCCTCCCTGTTATGGTCTTATTGTTTCGGATGTTTAATCCAATCGGTATCGTATAAACGTAATTTCCTGCCCGAATTCCGCCGAAGAACGGTCCGCAGCAGATCCACATTGTTCGTCGTAATCGAATAGACGCCGAGGGTAATCAATTCCTGCATACGTTCTTCATCGTCTACGGTCCAAACCAAAATGGGAATATCATAGAGCCTTGAATAGCCCATAAACTCCGGCCTTAAATCTTCACACGAGATATTAAGACCAAAACAATTCAGCTCCTTCACCGCCGATAGTTGCGCCCTCATATAATCACGATAGTCCGGAACCTTTTTCCAATCCCACGGATCGGCATTATACAGAACCCGCGACCTGGGGCTTTTTCTATGCAACTCCTCTACTTCCGGCCGCCCACATCCGGAAAAAATAAAAGGCCGTTCAGACTCGTGGCGATCCAATATACGCAGCAGAGGGTCGATAACCCGCTGCTCTTTGATATCGAGGTTCAGGCCAATGCGGTGATCCTCGCATATTCGCAGTGCTTGCTCAAGTGTAATAACAGTGGGATTCGTCTCAAATAATTGAGCGGATGTGGCCTCAGCAATCACCGAATCGCCAACTGCCGGGTCATGAGAGAGTATGACCACGTTATCGAGGGTGGCACGGACATCGATCTCGATGATATCGGGGCGCTTCTCACATGCAAGTTTCAGATAGGCCATGCTGTTGGCCGGGGTTGAAAACCCTCCGCTGTGAACGGTAATTAAAGGCCTGTGTTCCGTTGTCATTATTTCAAGCTCATCGAAAAACCCTTCGTATAATACTTATATACGAAGTTGGAAAAGAGCAGTACCGGCACCGTTGTCAACAATCCGATACTCATCAATTCGCCCCATAGCGTCTCGTACTCACCTATGTAGTTGACAATAACCAGCGGCAAGGTTTCCAGAGAGGGGGTCCTGACAAAGAGCAGGGCGAAGAGAAACTCATCCCATGCAGAGATGATCCCGAAGATGGAAGTGGCGATAATACCCGTCCTGGCAAGGGGAAGAACAATGTTACCCAAGATGTACCAGCGACTTGCCCCGTCGATAAGGGCAGCCTCTTCAAAGGAAATCGGAACAGATTTAAGAAATCCGAAAATCATCCAGATACAATAGGGCAAGGTATAGACCTGATAGACCAGGA
Coding sequences:
- a CDS encoding PfkB family carbohydrate kinase — protein: MDITMVGHISKDIMEYVDGVQRFTGGPVIYSSAAAKSAGKAVRVLTIASADDDEALNVIRDRGIDVVRFDSPATTSIRNIYHTADCETRDVVLLSQARPFDDSVEAHLDGSIIHLAGLFRGEIPDSLIPLCAKHGKVALDAQGVLRCNDGKALSFSDWADKKRYLPMIHYLKTDAAEAKILTGSDDREEAAELLASWGAREVMVTHNSEVILYTDGRVYRAPFTPKNLSGRTGRGDTTFAAYLARRIDHGPQESVSFAAALCSLKMEQPGPFSGTMAQVIERMEQDARS
- a CDS encoding glycerophosphodiester phosphodiesterase, with protein sequence MKIIGHRGVPAQKPENTLASYQRAVELGVKMIELDVYVCRTGELVIMHDDRIDRTTNGSGLVYEKTLKELKGFDAGEGEQIPTLQEALDLLAGKTDVNIELKGRGTGEALHAFLSRYLPERSWEPESLLVSSFNLPMLHEFACLEPDIPIGALHGGIPINYSDFVKPMHPYSLHYNLEFIDQKMVDHAHRQGYQVYIYTVNHQDDYLRMKQMGVDGVFTNDPTAL
- a CDS encoding carbohydrate ABC transporter permease, yielding MRKHKRSLTGYWFILPAAVLVVLYFFIPVILTLGISLTNMSSVTGFSNWSWTGFANYIKILKHPDSGSNFATTLIYVACTLSFFNVGMGLLVAILAHHMPKRLGEIFRSLWLLPRITPPVVYVLMWTMLAADAPYGVINQLFRIPFGLSTSNWLPEYAMLFAVLVNGYIGASFGMILFSSAIEAIPNDIMVSSLVDGASFFNRARYIILPQLKWPLLFVTTYQTLSLLTSFESILILTDGNFGTEVWALWSYHKALNNYYGNFQYGFGAALSAILVFVGVIFAIIYLKYFKFNDLVKEPLIDEL
- a CDS encoding glycerophosphodiester phosphodiesterase, with protein sequence MTTEHRPLITVHSGGFSTPANSMAYLKLACEKRPDIIEIDVRATLDNVVILSHDPAVGDSVIAEATSAQLFETNPTVITLEQALRICEDHRIGLNLDIKEQRVIDPLLRILDRHESERPFIFSGCGRPEVEELHRKSPRSRVLYNADPWDWKKVPDYRDYMRAQLSAVKELNCFGLNISCEDLRPEFMGYSRLYDIPILVWTVDDEERMQELITLGVYSITTNNVDLLRTVLRRNSGRKLRLYDTDWIKHPKQ
- a CDS encoding LacI family DNA-binding transcriptional regulator, coding for MTLKELSEQLNVSPSTISRVLNDKPGISSKTREKVLEAVKQTGFSLNYAARNLATSEPRFIGIIGRKRGGQQDSIFFHHSMAQFEEYFEHSEYQCVNLSVYKEEVDFTGTPLSVSDFAGFIVRGQSFPVRTILTLKQTGVPIILLENKLSETNLDHVVCEDRQIAFDLTKHLIDRGYKKIVHITGPESWYNNRERIAGYIDALTQAGLKSEILSMEDTTVDTGSEAFERLQPNKLEHLGIMMVNDAMAIGFLDTARKRGFLVPSDIGVTGFDDIPWARLAYPPLTTARVFIEQMGKLAAGRLMQMIEDPDSRPIAIRVPGEIIIREST
- a CDS encoding ABC transporter substrate-binding protein, encoding MKKNCFAVMLILCLAATTLYANGGQEASSGPRTVSIEVWTREGGINHWRADLAVEAAKELNAQLKAEGSQITVEAVPVLDEGDWGGYKKKYSLAADSGEAPLIVVSGHEDIATWGQAGYIVPLASSVEEIQGEAEQFADVIPSLWNCASWHGNIWGVPQDTEARPMYFNKTLLKKVGFTDAQIAQLPKDIEEGKFTLQDIVSTAQKAVEMGVVEPGYGYWHRPKKGGDFVQFYRAFGGEIYDAQEDKLVVTRDALVRFYAFQRSCVETGITPATYIGTEWNIWHDVVSNNKALFFNGGTWMWADWAKNYAEGGEDALFANIGYAYEPSGIRGRKGSTLSHPLVYLISSERASGSTDQELAERLIALMTTTERNTRHAVESGHLGILQSQAHYDAYTSNKFLADVTYLLDNNFYQPNHVLYGTWFDSLWDNMVAAEQGEKSPEEAAEDAVKVMKLELDDQLIVK